A segment of the Macrobrachium nipponense isolate FS-2020 chromosome 4, ASM1510439v2, whole genome shotgun sequence genome:
AATCAACTGCTGTAAGAATCGCCTCGAGTTGGTGGCGGCTCTTCTCTTCGGTCTCTCTTCTTCTGCTTGATAGCCTTCAGAATTTTGACTGTCTCCTAAATTTTGCTCCGAAGCATCTACAGTATACACATCCTCTGGCTTAGAGACCTCCAGCGGGTAGTTTGTCAACTGACCTAGTTGTCTCTCCATTGCCGGTCTGTTGCTTCACAACTCTGACCAGTCCATCAGAGCTGGGCATCAGCTGAATGACCCTTGCCAATTTCCACATGCAACGAGGGGTGTCATTATGTACTAACACCACATCTTCTACTTTAATCTTAGTTTGGAACAGTTGGGTTGGATCCCCGTTGAAATAGTGTCTATCTCTTAGGGACTGCAAGTATTCCTTCTCCCACTGTTCTTGGAATGCATGTATTACCTGAGATACAAACTTGAATCTCTCATTACATTGTTTGTGGTCAAGCTCAAAATCTGGGTCTTTCAGGTAGTCCCGGTCTATGGTAGTGGGTAACGAGTTTAACCGGAAGCCATACAACAGGTGAGAAGGGGTAAAGGCATCGACGGTATCTGGAGATGTAACATCCACATATGTAAGAGGTCTATTGTTAATACGATGTTCTATCTCAGTGACAATGGTATTCAGTTTGTCAGAATTAATCCTCTTCTTGAATATAGCTTTCTTTAGTGCTGATTTGACACTGCCAACCATCCTCTCATAGAAGCCTCCTTGATGGGGTGCCCTAGGTGTGATGAATGTCCATTTACAATTTTCCCTAGTCAGTGTGAACTGAGTCAAGGAAGAGCCAGTTTTGAAGTTAGTGGTGTTGTCAGAAATCATTCAACGAGAGCAATATCTTCGTGCAGTGAATCGCCTGAAGGAATTGAGAAAAGCAGTGCTGGTTAAGTCTTTTACCACTTCCAGGTGACAAGCTCGTGTTGAGGTACAAGTGAACACGACTATGTAAACCTTGTCCATTTCTTTAGTGGCTGGATTGCAGATAAGAATTTGTCCAGTCAAATCTACTCCGGTCACCGCATATGGCCGGAGACTGTTCACTCTGCAAGCTGGTAGAGGTGGCGGAGGAGGCCTGCACAAGGCAGGTCCTTCCAGATGGTTACATAGGTGACActtcattttcatcttcttgacacACTGTCTCAGTGTTGGTATCCAGTATTCTTCTCTCACCTTGCAAATTGTGTCTTGAACGCCTGCATGAAGAACCTTTTCATGTGTTTGAATGACTATAAGTCCAGTTAAAGGAGAATTTGGAGGTAAAAGCAGAGGAAATTTACCTCTATATGGAAGGTGGTCCACATTTTGTAGTCTCCCAGTGCATCTCAAAAGTCTGCTTTCATCCAGGAACAAGCCTAGGCATTTAATTCTAGTTGGAATTTTGTGGGAATTCTTGTTGAGGTATGACATCTCCTCTGGGAAGTACTGACTCTGTGTGAAGCCAATAAGAATTCGTAATGCTTCTGAGTTTTGTACTTCAACATTTTCCGAGTTTACAGGTCCCGTGTTCTTAGTTTTACGATTCTCAATTGTACGCTTAAGGAGCCTAGTGAACTTAATTACTAATTTAGTGACATTTATAAGTTTAGGAAGGGAAGCGAACCTACGGATATCTATGGGACAAGTAGCTTCTTCACTGACAACTGTAGTTAAAACTTCTTCAGTTGTTTCAGGTAGGTGGCATGTAGATACTTCTGTCTGCTCTGGCCACATCTCTGGGTTCGGGAGCCAACTTGGGCCATGGAACCAAATTTGACTTTTCTTAAACTGCCACATGGAAATTCCTCTAGAGACAAGGTCTGCTGGGTTTTCTTCACCAGGTACATAGAGGTACCTCACTTCAGTGACCTGACTTATCTCATTCACCCTGTTGTGGACATAGACGTTTTTAGATTTGTTGTTCTGAATCCAGTGTAGGGCAACTTTACTATCAGACCATATGACAGTGTCGGTAATCTTGACACCATCGGTAGTGAAAACGGTTCTGAAGTAGTCAGCTATTTTAACCGCACTATAGTTGGCAGTCAGCTCAAGTTGTGGTATGCTCTTCTTTTTAAGAGAGGCGACTCTTGCTTTGGAGAAAACCAGGTTTGCACCTTCGTGTAGGTCCATCAAATAGGCTGCAGCCCCATAGGCCTTTTCACTAGCATCACAGAATATGTGAAGAGAGTAGTTAGTCCCTCTGTTGGCTGTGAAGCGTGGGAATTCCTGGTATGATATGTTCTCAAGGTCTTCCTTGATCTTCGACCACTCTTCTTGTAGTTCTGGTGGGAAAATCTCATCCCACCTTTTAAATAGTTTCCAGACCTTTTGCATGAGAACTTTGGCT
Coding sequences within it:
- the LOC135211335 gene encoding uncharacterized protein LOC135211335, with translation MTPIHIVFDASARMDKQAPSLNDCLYFGPSLTGHLTDLLLKFRLDPFAVSADISKAFLRVGLQPSDHDYTRFIWLKDPNNEKDLQAYRFRSVLFGATCSPFLLQSTLQHHFETYPTSPEVSFFMTKFYVNNLIGSLPTTVSLYSLYKVAKEVLLDAGMPLREWISNDPTFNEMVTQEGDRTTEGSDLVKVHWNYKTDHLSIKPPTFEEAPLTKWLHLSNLSKVFDPLGLFAPIIIRAKVLMQKVWKLFKRWDEIFPPELQEEWSKIKEDLENISYQEFPRFTANRGTNYSLHIFCDASEKAYGAAAYLMDLHEGANLVFSKARVASLKKKSIPQLELTANYSAVKIADYFRTVFTTDGVKITDTVIWSDSKVALHWIQNNKSKNVYVHNRVNEISQVTEVRYLYVPGEENPADLVSRGISMWQFKKSQIWFHGPSWLPNPEMWPEQTEVSTCHLPETTEEVLTTVVSEEATCPIDIRRFASLPKLINVTKLVIKFTRLLKRTIENRKTKNTGPVNSENVEVQNSEALRILIGFTQSQYFPEEMSYLNKNSHKIPTRIKCLGLFLDESRLLRCTGRLQNVDHLPYRGKFPLLLPPNSPLTGLIVIQTHEKVLHAGVQDTICKVREEYWIPTLRQCVKKMKMKCHLCNHLEGPALCRPPPPPLPACRVNSLRPYAVTGVDLTGQILICNPATKEMDKVYIVVFTCTSTRACHLEVVKDLTSTAFLNSFRRFTARRYCSR